One window from the genome of Labeo rohita strain BAU-BD-2019 chromosome 10, IGBB_LRoh.1.0, whole genome shotgun sequence encodes:
- the wdr74 gene encoding WD repeat-containing protein 74 — protein MAAKSQICSIWLGSETGILKGVSLTKKQAFNFCEMSCLSRDQEVCVMAWGDPHESEVLVGSVNGTVKTFSTDKGIFTATRECGDHSQGRFTGLAVTDSSMITCVESGLLKVWKEGSTETVEVNVGNEICRMRQNPSQRHHVATGGKENPLKVWDLERPDKPIFTAKNVAHDWLDMRVPVWVRDIGFIPDSDKIVTCTGHHQVRVYDPSTPQRRPVLEAQFGEYPLTALSLPASQDTVVVGNTHGELAILDLRKGLVRGCLKGLAGAVRGLQCHPSLPLVASCGLDRFLRVHSLEDRSLQHKVYLKSRLSCVLLSSRELESSADLSGDVEEVKAEEEKDEVWDNMETVTEKTKKRAAQKDEASVTGVDGKKRKLVKK, from the exons ATGGCTGCTAAAAGCCAAATATGCTCAATATGGCTTGGATCCGAAACTGGAATATTAAAAG GGGTGAGTTTAACCAAAAAGCAGGCGTTTAATTTTTGTGAGATGAGCTGCTTGAGTCGAGATCAGGAGGTTTGTGTGATGGCATGGGGAGACCCTCACGAATCAGAG GTGTTAGTGGGCAGCGTGAACGGCACTGTGAAAACTTTCAGCACAGATAAGGGAATCTTCACTGCCACCAGAGAGTGTGGAGATCATTCACAGGGCAGATTCACAGGACTGGCTGTCACTGACAG TTCTATGATTACATGTGTGGAGTCAGGACTGCTGAAGGTGTGGAAGGAAGGCAGTACAGAAACA GTTGAGGTAAATGTTGGAAATGAAATTTGCAGAATGCGACAGAACCCATCACAGCGCCATCATGTGGCTACAGGGGGTAAAGAGAACCCGCTGAAAGTCTGGGATCTGGAAAGACCAGATAAGCCCATATTCACAGCCAAAAAT GTAGCCCATGACTGGTTGGATATGCGAGTGCCCGTGTGGGTGAGAGACATTGGCTTTATCCCAGACTCAGATAAAATAGTCACATGCACCGGACATCATCAG GTGCGCGTGTATGACCCATCGACGCCTCAGAGAAGACCGGTGTTGGAGGCTCAGTTTGGAGAGTACCCGCTCACAGCGCTCTCTCTTCCTGCCAGCCAGGACACAGTGGTCGTGGGCAACACTCACGGGGAGCTCGCCATCCTTGACCTCCGGAAAG GGCTTGTGCGTGGGTGTCTTAAGGGTCTGGCGGGGGCAGTGCGGGGGTTGCAGTGCCATCCTTCCCTCCCATTGGTGGCCTCTTGTGGTTTAGATCGTTTTCTGAGAGTACACAGCCTGGAGGACCGTTCCTTACAGCACAAG GTATATCTGAAGTCACGACTCAGTTGTGTGCTGCTGTCTAGCAGAGAGCTGGAG TCAAGTGCTGATTTAAGTGGAGATGTAGAAGAGGTGAAAGCAGAGGAAGAGAAGGATGAGGTTTGGGATAACATGGAAACAGTGACGGAGAAGACAAAAAAGAGAGCCGCCCAGAAAGACGAAGCGTCTGTTACAGGAGTAgatggaaagaaaagaaaactagTTAAAAAGTGA